From Lysobacter auxotrophicus, the proteins below share one genomic window:
- a CDS encoding CgeB family protein, whose product MGAPLDIVVIGLSLRSAWGNGHSTTYRALLGALQARGDRVLFLERDVPWYAQNQDAASDLPGRLALYASLDELCDRHADDVANADLVIVGSYVPQGIEVGRWAQRTARGIVAFYDIDTPVTLAALAQGRCGYLDAQTIAGYDLYLSFSGGPALETLQERHGAQVAVPLYCSADPKRYFPEEREAAYDLGYMGTYSDDRQPVLDRLLLQPARTWNDGRFVVAGPQYPETVGWPPNVERIEHLPPSEHRAFYNRQRFTLNVTRADMVAMGFSPSVRLFEAAACGTPIVSDPWTGLDALFEPDKEILIAHSGAQVAHWLQRIPDPMRRRIGHAARARFLAEHTPAHRAQSLHTYFERAAAWRSRTTPPRLSGNRRTSHEPSFVPPDHRS is encoded by the coding sequence ATGGGCGCGCCGCTCGACATCGTGGTGATCGGCCTGAGCCTGCGTTCGGCGTGGGGCAACGGACATTCGACGACCTATCGCGCCCTGCTCGGTGCATTGCAGGCGCGCGGGGATCGGGTGCTGTTTTTGGAGCGCGACGTGCCGTGGTACGCGCAGAACCAGGACGCGGCGAGCGATCTGCCGGGGCGGCTCGCGCTGTATGCCAGCCTCGACGAACTGTGCGATCGCCACGCGGACGACGTCGCGAACGCGGACCTGGTGATCGTCGGTTCGTACGTGCCGCAGGGCATCGAGGTCGGCCGGTGGGCGCAGCGCACCGCGCGCGGGATCGTCGCGTTCTACGACATCGACACGCCGGTCACGCTGGCGGCGCTCGCGCAGGGACGCTGCGGGTACCTGGATGCGCAGACGATCGCCGGCTACGACCTGTATCTGTCCTTCAGCGGCGGTCCCGCGCTGGAGACGCTGCAGGAGCGACACGGCGCGCAGGTGGCCGTGCCGCTGTACTGCTCGGCCGATCCGAAGCGCTATTTCCCGGAAGAGCGCGAGGCCGCCTACGACCTGGGCTACATGGGCACCTACAGCGACGATCGCCAGCCCGTGCTCGATCGCCTGCTGCTGCAGCCCGCGCGCACGTGGAACGACGGCCGGTTCGTCGTGGCCGGTCCGCAATACCCCGAAACGGTTGGATGGCCGCCCAATGTCGAGCGCATCGAACACCTGCCGCCTTCGGAGCATCGCGCGTTCTACAACCGGCAGCGCTTCACGCTGAACGTCACCCGCGCCGACATGGTCGCGATGGGGTTCTCGCCGAGCGTTCGCCTGTTCGAGGCGGCCGCGTGCGGAACGCCCATCGTGTCGGATCCGTGGACGGGGCTGGACGCGCTGTTCGAGCCGGACAAGGAAATCCTCATCGCGCATTCCGGCGCGCAGGTCGCGCACTGGCTGCAACGCATTCCCGACCCGATGCGACGGCGCATCGGCCACGCCGCGCGCGCACGTTTCCTCGCCGAGCACACGCCGGCGCATCGCGCGCAATCGCTTCACACGTATTTCGAACGCGCGGCCGCATGGCGTTCGCGCACCACGCCGCCACGCCTTTCCGGCAACAGGAGGACATCGCATGAGCCGTCATTCGTCCCACCAGACCACCGATCATGA
- a CDS encoding Gfo/Idh/MocA family protein, protein MNARLQPAARAPRLGFLGLGWIGCQRMQVLAGSGIASIGAIADSNPDCLARAAPSAPDARQCRNLDELLAMDELDGVVIATPSGAHAVQAIAALDRGLAVFCQKPLTRTALEARQVVDAARRADRLLEVDFSYRYLDGVADLRERMQRGEFGDIHAIDLVFHNAYGPDKPWFYDLSQSGGGCVMDLGIHLVDLAQWMCGAAGHSQLSAMLQAAGRPLHAPQREVEDYATAQWRLDNNASVRMACSWRLHAGRDAVIEAAFYGTRGGAAIRNVTGSFYDFTVDVFDGTRSTRTASPPDAWGGRTLIEWARRVGAGEGFDPQAESLVGVARTVDAIYGR, encoded by the coding sequence ATGAACGCGCGGCTCCAACCCGCGGCACGCGCGCCCCGCCTGGGCTTCCTCGGGCTCGGCTGGATTGGCTGCCAGCGCATGCAGGTGCTCGCCGGGAGCGGCATCGCGAGCATCGGCGCGATCGCCGACAGCAACCCCGACTGCCTCGCGCGTGCGGCGCCCAGCGCGCCCGACGCGCGCCAGTGCCGCAACCTCGACGAACTGCTGGCGATGGACGAGCTGGACGGCGTGGTGATCGCCACCCCGAGCGGCGCGCATGCCGTGCAGGCCATCGCGGCGCTCGACCGGGGCCTCGCGGTGTTCTGCCAGAAACCGCTGACGCGCACCGCGCTGGAAGCCAGGCAGGTCGTGGATGCCGCGCGCCGCGCCGATCGCCTGCTCGAAGTCGACTTCAGCTACCGCTATCTGGACGGCGTCGCGGATCTGCGCGAGCGCATGCAACGCGGGGAGTTCGGCGACATCCACGCGATCGATCTGGTGTTCCACAACGCGTACGGTCCCGACAAGCCGTGGTTCTACGATCTGTCGCAATCCGGCGGTGGGTGCGTGATGGACCTGGGCATCCATCTGGTCGACCTGGCGCAGTGGATGTGCGGCGCGGCGGGGCACTCGCAGCTGTCCGCGATGCTGCAGGCGGCGGGGCGTCCGCTGCATGCGCCACAGCGCGAAGTGGAGGACTACGCAACCGCGCAATGGCGGCTCGACAACAACGCGAGCGTGCGCATGGCGTGCTCGTGGCGGTTGCACGCGGGACGCGACGCGGTGATCGAAGCGGCGTTCTACGGAACCCGCGGCGGCGCGGCGATCCGCAATGTCACCGGCTCGTTCTACGACTTCACCGTCGACGTGTTCGACGGCACGCGGTCGACGCGCACCGCCTCGCCGCCGGATGCGTGGGGCGGCCGCACGCTGATCGAATGGGCGCGCCGCGTGGGCGCCGGAGAAGGTTTCGACCCGCAGGCCGAGTCGCTCGTCGGTGTCGCACGCACGGTGGACGCGATCTATGGCCGCTGA
- the rnr gene encoding ribonuclease R: protein MKKKASGASKSGSKSGFSKAGSSKAGSSKAGPRGGKGGGKPGAGKATSGTTGKFASGSGGRKAPPARPGWMPEPPPPAHRGRGGAASGFHDPYAAREAARYEQPIASREMILQLLVQADGPLSADELAQRLGLTEESRFDALGKRLGAMVRDGQLLRNRMGEFLPAQQLDLIPGVVIANPDGFGFLRPESGGGDDLFLPPMEMRKAMHGDRVLARVTGVDRRGRREGAILRVLERRLNRLIGRFCLEAGISYVVPDDRRIQRNVQVPPDERLGAQNGQLVVVELIEAPDEHGPQRTPIGRVLAVLGDRLTASLAVQAAIHGHEIPHEFPQAVLDEASDVPLTVPEEIAAQRVDLRELPLVTIDGEDAKDFDDAVYCETNRNGFRLVVAIADVSHYVRPGTPLDDEAQKRATSVYFPGFVVPMLPETLSNGICSLNPKVDRLCFVCDMQIDREGEVTRSKFYEAVMNSHARLTYTQVWNAVGDDVREEDREEAIERIGSLMPNVERLHQLYQILAKARERRGAIEFESSEVRFVLGPKGEVVQAGMLQRNDAHKLIEECMIAANVEAAKYLMAKHVPSPFRIHERPPEQKYADLLEFLKEFKLRMPPWNRVEPRDFTALLKKIRERPDAALIESVLLRSQSLAVYSPENVGHFGLALEAYTHFTSPIRRYPDLLVHRAIKYALTGGRPEKYRYSPSEMAALTLQCSERERRADEAEREVDERYRAAWMEQHVGGEFDGVISGVTSFGLFVELVDSKVTGMVHVTQLPHDYYQFDPIRKTLSGERAGREFRLGDRVRIVVMKASVEDRKIDFKLVEDRGVKPLPPRGQPAKRVKQKY from the coding sequence ATGAAGAAAAAAGCCTCAGGCGCATCGAAATCCGGCTCGAAATCGGGCTTCTCCAAGGCAGGCTCGTCGAAGGCGGGCTCATCGAAGGCAGGCCCGCGCGGCGGCAAGGGCGGCGGCAAGCCCGGCGCCGGCAAGGCGACATCCGGCACGACCGGCAAGTTCGCCAGCGGATCCGGTGGGCGCAAGGCACCGCCGGCACGCCCTGGCTGGATGCCCGAACCGCCACCGCCGGCGCATCGCGGTCGCGGCGGTGCCGCATCGGGTTTCCATGATCCTTACGCCGCACGCGAGGCCGCACGTTACGAGCAGCCCATCGCCAGTCGCGAAATGATCCTGCAGTTGCTGGTGCAGGCCGATGGCCCGCTGTCGGCCGACGAGCTCGCGCAACGTCTCGGTCTGACCGAGGAAAGCCGCTTCGACGCGCTGGGCAAGCGCCTGGGCGCGATGGTGCGCGACGGCCAGTTGCTGCGTAACCGCATGGGCGAGTTCCTGCCGGCGCAGCAGCTCGATCTGATCCCCGGCGTGGTGATCGCCAATCCCGACGGTTTCGGCTTCCTCCGACCGGAATCGGGCGGCGGCGACGACCTGTTCCTGCCGCCGATGGAAATGCGCAAGGCGATGCACGGCGACCGCGTGCTCGCGCGCGTCACCGGCGTGGACCGTCGCGGCCGTCGCGAAGGCGCGATCCTGCGCGTGCTCGAACGCCGCCTCAATCGCCTCATCGGCCGCTTCTGCCTGGAAGCCGGCATCAGCTACGTCGTGCCCGACGACCGGCGCATCCAGCGCAACGTGCAGGTGCCGCCGGACGAGCGACTGGGCGCGCAGAACGGCCAGCTGGTCGTGGTGGAACTGATCGAGGCGCCGGACGAGCACGGCCCGCAGCGCACGCCGATCGGCCGCGTGCTCGCGGTGCTGGGCGATCGCCTCACCGCGTCGCTGGCGGTGCAGGCGGCGATCCACGGCCACGAGATCCCGCACGAATTCCCGCAGGCCGTGCTCGACGAAGCCAGCGACGTGCCGCTCACCGTGCCGGAGGAAATCGCCGCGCAGCGCGTGGACCTGCGCGAGCTGCCGCTGGTCACCATCGACGGCGAGGACGCGAAGGACTTCGACGATGCGGTGTATTGCGAGACCAATCGCAACGGTTTCCGCCTCGTCGTCGCCATCGCCGACGTCTCGCATTACGTGCGCCCCGGCACGCCGCTGGACGACGAAGCGCAGAAGCGCGCCACCTCGGTGTACTTCCCCGGTTTCGTCGTGCCGATGCTGCCGGAGACGCTGTCCAACGGCATCTGCTCGTTGAACCCGAAGGTCGACCGTCTGTGCTTCGTCTGCGACATGCAGATCGATCGCGAAGGCGAAGTCACCAGGTCGAAGTTCTACGAAGCGGTGATGAACTCGCACGCGCGCCTCACCTACACGCAGGTGTGGAATGCGGTCGGCGACGACGTGCGCGAGGAAGACAGGGAGGAGGCGATCGAGCGCATCGGCTCGCTGATGCCCAACGTCGAGCGGCTGCACCAGCTGTACCAGATCCTCGCCAAGGCGCGCGAGCGCCGCGGCGCGATCGAATTCGAATCCAGCGAAGTGCGCTTCGTGCTCGGCCCGAAGGGCGAGGTCGTGCAGGCCGGCATGCTCCAGCGCAACGACGCGCACAAGCTGATCGAGGAATGCATGATCGCCGCGAACGTGGAGGCGGCGAAGTACCTGATGGCGAAGCACGTGCCGTCGCCGTTCCGCATCCACGAGCGCCCGCCGGAGCAGAAGTACGCCGACCTGCTGGAATTCCTGAAGGAGTTCAAGCTGCGCATGCCGCCGTGGAATCGCGTCGAGCCGCGCGATTTCACCGCGCTGCTGAAGAAGATCCGCGAGCGCCCCGATGCGGCGCTGATCGAGTCGGTGCTGCTGCGCAGCCAGTCGCTGGCGGTGTATTCGCCGGAAAACGTCGGCCATTTCGGCCTGGCGCTGGAGGCGTACACGCACTTCACCTCGCCGATCCGTCGCTATCCCGATCTGCTGGTGCATCGCGCGATCAAGTACGCGCTGACCGGCGGGCGTCCCGAGAAGTACCGCTATTCGCCCAGCGAAATGGCCGCGCTCACGCTGCAGTGTTCCGAACGCGAGCGCCGTGCCGACGAAGCCGAGCGCGAAGTCGACGAGCGTTACCGCGCCGCGTGGATGGAACAGCACGTCGGCGGCGAGTTCGACGGCGTGATCAGCGGCGTCACCAGTTTCGGCCTGTTCGTCGAGCTGGTCGACTCGAAGGTGACCGGCATGGTCCACGTCACGCAGCTGCCGCACGACTATTACCAGTTCGATCCGATCCGCAAGACGCTGTCGGGCGAGCGCGCCGGCCGCGAGTTCCGCCTCGGCGATCGCGTGCGCATCGTGGTGATGAAGGCCAGCGTCGAGGACCGCAAGATCGACTTCAAGCTGGTCGAGGACCGCGGCGTGAAGCCGCTGCCGCCGCGCGGGCAGCCGGCCAAGCGGGTGAAGCAGAAGTACTGA
- a CDS encoding CgeB family protein, protein MPSPLRIAFFGSSLVSSYWNGAATYYRGIVRALHQRGHRVTFFEPDAFERQQHRDIEDPEWAQMVVYPAHGEADAARALEQARGADLVVKASGVGVFDEFLEREVLALRSPSTWVAFWDVDAPATLERMLADPGDALRAHVPSYDLVLTYGGGQRVIDAYLGLGARECVPIYNALDPDTHHPVPIDHRFAADLGFLGNRLPDREERVHRFFFDAARKAPEFDYLLGGSGWDDVELPTNVTRIGHVSTRDHNAFNCSSHMVLNINRDSMARFGFSPPTRVFEAAGAGACLMTDAWDGIEMFLEPGREVLIADSAEQVNQHLRAIGPVLARQIGERARARMLREHTYAHRVVQLESLLEARLRAAA, encoded by the coding sequence ATGCCTAGCCCCCTTCGCATCGCCTTCTTCGGTTCCAGCCTCGTGTCGTCGTACTGGAACGGCGCGGCCACCTACTACCGTGGCATCGTGCGTGCGCTGCACCAGCGTGGCCACCGTGTCACGTTCTTCGAGCCCGACGCGTTCGAGCGGCAACAGCATCGCGACATCGAAGACCCGGAGTGGGCGCAGATGGTCGTGTATCCGGCGCACGGCGAAGCCGACGCCGCGCGTGCCCTCGAACAGGCGCGCGGCGCGGACCTGGTGGTGAAGGCCAGTGGCGTGGGGGTGTTCGACGAGTTCCTAGAACGCGAGGTGCTGGCGCTGCGTTCGCCATCGACGTGGGTCGCGTTCTGGGACGTCGATGCACCGGCGACGCTGGAGCGCATGCTCGCCGATCCCGGCGATGCGCTGCGTGCCCACGTGCCGAGCTACGACCTCGTGCTGACCTACGGCGGCGGACAGCGCGTGATCGATGCGTACCTCGGCCTCGGCGCGCGCGAATGCGTGCCCATCTACAACGCGCTGGACCCGGACACGCATCATCCAGTGCCGATCGACCACCGGTTCGCGGCTGACCTGGGATTTCTCGGAAATCGCCTTCCCGATCGCGAGGAACGCGTACACCGTTTCTTCTTCGACGCGGCGCGCAAGGCGCCCGAATTCGATTACCTGCTCGGCGGCAGCGGGTGGGACGACGTCGAGCTTCCGACCAATGTCACCCGCATCGGGCATGTGTCCACGCGCGATCACAACGCATTCAACTGCAGCTCGCACATGGTGCTCAACATCAATCGCGACAGCATGGCGCGCTTCGGGTTTTCGCCACCGACGCGCGTGTTCGAGGCCGCGGGGGCGGGCGCCTGCCTGATGACCGATGCGTGGGACGGCATCGAGATGTTTCTCGAACCCGGGCGCGAGGTGCTGATCGCCGACAGCGCCGAGCAGGTCAACCAGCACCTTCGCGCGATCGGACCGGTGCTTGCGCGCCAGATCGGCGAGCGCGCGCGTGCGCGCATGCTGCGCGAACACACCTACGCGCATCGCGTCGTCCAGCTCGAATCGCTGCTGGAGGCGCGCCTGCGCGCGGCGGCGTGA
- a CDS encoding glycosyltransferase family 4 protein: MSHARWTRSMAAERLRILMTADTVGGVWTFAMELCAQLCARGDRVLLAATGREPDAGQRAQAERIDGLRLHARPYKLVWMPEPWRDLRATGAWLRRLARGFRPDVVHLNDLSQGDAGWEPPVIVSAHSCVCSWWRAVHGEAAPPSWDRYRQHVGATLRAADRVVAPTRAMLDALMREHGALPASEVIHNGRSAAGLVTDKSPVVFAAGRLWDAAKNLSALAAIAPDLPWPVCIAGDARHPGEGRTTTFDNVDLLGPLGSEAVRELMARAAIYALPARYEPFGLSALEAAQAGCALVLGDVPSLREVWGDAAMFVPPDDAGALRDALLRLITDVAARDALARAAQRRAARYTPDAMASRYRDAYFELLDARRTPSRRADSASIETGAHA, translated from the coding sequence GTGTCGCACGCACGGTGGACGCGATCTATGGCCGCTGAGCGACTGCGCATCCTGATGACCGCCGACACCGTCGGCGGCGTGTGGACGTTCGCGATGGAACTGTGCGCCCAGCTGTGCGCGCGTGGCGATCGTGTGCTGCTCGCCGCGACGGGTCGCGAACCCGATGCCGGTCAGCGTGCGCAGGCGGAACGAATCGACGGGCTCCGGTTGCACGCGCGGCCGTACAAGCTGGTGTGGATGCCCGAACCCTGGCGCGACCTGCGCGCCACCGGTGCCTGGCTGCGCCGCCTCGCGCGCGGGTTCCGGCCCGACGTCGTGCATCTGAACGATCTGTCGCAGGGCGATGCTGGTTGGGAGCCGCCGGTGATCGTGTCGGCGCACTCGTGCGTCTGCTCGTGGTGGCGCGCGGTGCACGGCGAGGCCGCGCCGCCGTCGTGGGATCGCTATCGACAGCACGTCGGCGCGACCCTGCGTGCGGCGGATCGCGTCGTCGCGCCGACGCGCGCGATGCTCGACGCGCTCATGCGCGAGCACGGTGCGCTGCCCGCGTCGGAGGTCATCCATAACGGACGGAGCGCGGCCGGGCTCGTCACGGACAAGTCGCCCGTCGTGTTCGCGGCCGGCCGGCTGTGGGACGCGGCGAAGAACCTGAGCGCGTTGGCGGCGATCGCCCCCGATCTGCCGTGGCCGGTCTGCATCGCCGGCGATGCACGGCATCCTGGCGAGGGGCGCACGACGACGTTCGACAACGTCGACCTATTGGGCCCACTCGGCAGCGAGGCCGTGCGCGAACTCATGGCGCGCGCCGCGATCTACGCCTTGCCGGCGCGTTATGAACCGTTCGGTCTGTCCGCGCTGGAAGCCGCGCAGGCTGGATGCGCGCTGGTGCTCGGCGATGTGCCGAGCCTGCGCGAAGTGTGGGGCGATGCCGCGATGTTCGTTCCGCCGGACGATGCCGGTGCGTTACGCGACGCACTGCTGCGCCTGATCACCGACGTGGCGGCGCGCGACGCGTTGGCAAGGGCGGCGCAACGGCGCGCGGCACGCTACACGCCCGACGCGATGGCGAGTCGCTATCGCGACGCCTACTTCGAACTGCTCGACGCCCGCCGGACGCCATCGAGGCGTGCGGATTCCGCCTCCATCGAAACAGGAGCGCATGCATGA
- the rlmB gene encoding 23S rRNA (guanosine(2251)-2'-O)-methyltransferase RlmB yields the protein MSQKQWIAGINAVSAALEHDAEHVREVLIEAGAKNPRITEIESNARRLDIDVRRVATQALDGVVGNLRHQGVVARYAAAKTWNENELEALVEGAEGRALLLLLDGVQDPHNLGACLRSAAAAGATAVIIPKDKSVQVNATVRKTSAGAADSVAVIPVTNLARTMRDLQKLGVWLYGLAGEADTSLYSLDLKGNVGLVLGGEADGLRRLTRENCDQLVRIPMPGGDSVESLNVSVAAGVTLFEAVRQRA from the coding sequence ATGAGCCAGAAACAATGGATCGCCGGCATCAATGCCGTGTCGGCGGCGCTCGAACACGATGCCGAACACGTGCGCGAGGTGCTGATCGAGGCCGGCGCCAAGAATCCGCGCATCACCGAGATCGAGAGCAACGCGCGCCGTCTCGACATCGACGTGCGCCGCGTCGCGACGCAGGCGCTGGACGGCGTGGTCGGCAACCTGCGCCACCAGGGCGTGGTCGCGCGCTACGCCGCGGCGAAGACGTGGAACGAGAACGAGCTCGAAGCGCTGGTCGAAGGCGCGGAAGGTCGCGCGTTGCTGCTGCTCCTGGACGGCGTTCAGGACCCGCACAACCTGGGCGCATGCCTGCGCAGCGCGGCCGCGGCCGGTGCGACGGCGGTGATCATCCCGAAAGACAAGTCGGTGCAGGTCAACGCCACCGTGCGCAAGACGTCCGCGGGCGCGGCCGACAGCGTGGCCGTGATCCCGGTGACCAATCTCGCGCGCACGATGCGCGATCTGCAGAAACTCGGCGTGTGGCTGTACGGCCTGGCGGGTGAGGCGGACACGTCGCTGTATTCGCTGGACCTGAAGGGCAACGTCGGCCTGGTGCTCGGCGGCGAGGCCGATGGCCTGCGCCGCCTGACGCGCGAGAACTGCGACCAGCTGGTGCGCATCCCGATGCCGGGCGGCGACAGCGTCGAAAGCCTGAATGTTTCCGTCGCCGCGGGCGTCACCCTGTTCGAAGCGGTGCGCCAGCGGGCTTGA
- a CDS encoding TIGR04290 family methyltransferase produces MDARAPGSVESAIRDLGPWFHNLHLPGGVQTAPHHEYGDFPAFKWRQIAPHIPEDLHGATVLDIGCNAGFYSFELARRGARVTAIDIDPHYLQQARWAAAQYGLDDRIEFRRMQVYEVADLPGRFDWVWLMGVLYHLRHPLLALDLVRRKAADRMVLQTMTMPETEQVHTPPDVGLGERDLLRAQGWPRMAFIEHRLAGDPTNWWAPNDACVLAMLRSSGFSIERQLTHETWICRADGEPDGFVRRELEAILARR; encoded by the coding sequence ATGGATGCGCGCGCACCGGGCAGCGTCGAATCGGCGATCCGCGATCTGGGCCCCTGGTTCCACAACCTGCATCTGCCGGGCGGCGTGCAGACCGCTCCGCACCACGAATACGGGGATTTCCCCGCGTTCAAATGGCGGCAGATCGCGCCGCACATTCCCGAAGACCTGCATGGCGCGACGGTGCTCGACATCGGGTGCAATGCGGGTTTCTACAGTTTCGAACTGGCCCGGCGGGGCGCGCGGGTGACGGCGATCGACATCGATCCGCATTACCTCCAACAGGCCCGCTGGGCGGCGGCACAGTACGGCCTGGACGACCGCATCGAGTTCCGGCGCATGCAGGTCTACGAGGTCGCCGACCTGCCGGGCCGGTTCGACTGGGTATGGCTGATGGGCGTGCTGTACCACCTGCGCCACCCCTTGCTCGCGCTGGACCTGGTGCGGCGCAAGGCGGCCGATCGCATGGTGCTGCAGACCATGACGATGCCGGAGACCGAACAGGTCCACACGCCGCCCGACGTGGGCCTGGGCGAGCGCGACCTGCTGCGCGCGCAGGGCTGGCCGCGCATGGCCTTCATCGAGCATCGGCTTGCGGGCGATCCCACCAACTGGTGGGCGCCCAACGATGCGTGCGTGCTGGCGATGCTGCGAAGCTCGGGCTTCTCGATCGAACGCCAGCTCACGCACGAAACCTGGATCTGTCGCGCTGACGGCGAGCCGGACGGTTTCGTCCGGCGCGAGCTGGAGGCCATCCTAGCGCGGCGCTGA
- a CDS encoding CgeB family protein, whose amino-acid sequence MKFVLFYHSLVSDWNHGNAHFLRGIVAELQSRGDEVHVFEPDDAWSVTQLVADHGQKAIADWQARYPQLRSHRYRRDRFDVEQALDGADVAIVHEWNEPALVASVGKAAPPSCRVFFHDTHHRSVSAPAEMARYELHDYDGVLAFGEAVRQRYLENAWCDRAFTWHEAADVRVFHPRRKPDVPDGDLVWIGNWGDDERETELREFLIEPVRALGLRARLHGVRYPAHALAMLRDAGIDYRGWLPNWRAPEVFARFRATVHVPRRPYVRLLPGIPTIRVFEALACGIPLVSAPWDDAEHLFAPGRDFLVARDGAQMRDHLRMLVEDASAAEELAAHGLATVLARHTCGHRVDELLSIASSLDASSHPLASASRSVSHA is encoded by the coding sequence ATGAAGTTCGTCCTGTTCTACCACTCGCTCGTGTCCGACTGGAACCACGGAAACGCACATTTCCTGCGCGGCATCGTGGCCGAACTGCAATCGCGGGGCGATGAGGTGCACGTCTTCGAGCCCGACGACGCGTGGAGCGTGACGCAGCTGGTCGCCGACCACGGCCAGAAGGCCATCGCCGATTGGCAGGCGCGCTATCCGCAGCTGCGCAGCCATCGCTATCGCCGCGACCGGTTCGATGTGGAACAGGCGCTGGACGGTGCCGATGTGGCGATCGTGCACGAATGGAACGAGCCGGCGCTGGTGGCCAGCGTAGGGAAAGCCGCGCCGCCGTCGTGCCGCGTGTTCTTTCACGACACGCACCATCGCAGCGTGAGCGCGCCGGCGGAGATGGCCCGCTACGAGCTGCACGATTACGACGGCGTGCTCGCATTCGGCGAAGCCGTTCGGCAGCGTTACCTCGAGAACGCGTGGTGCGATCGCGCATTCACCTGGCACGAAGCCGCGGATGTGCGCGTGTTCCATCCACGACGCAAGCCCGACGTGCCCGACGGCGACCTGGTCTGGATCGGCAACTGGGGCGACGACGAGCGCGAGACGGAGCTTCGCGAATTCCTGATCGAACCGGTGCGGGCGCTGGGCCTGCGGGCGCGGCTGCACGGCGTGCGCTATCCCGCGCATGCGCTGGCGATGCTGCGCGATGCCGGTATCGATTACCGCGGTTGGTTGCCGAACTGGCGCGCGCCGGAGGTGTTCGCGCGCTTCAGGGCGACCGTCCACGTGCCGCGACGCCCGTACGTGCGGCTGCTGCCCGGCATCCCGACCATCCGCGTATTCGAGGCCCTGGCCTGCGGCATCCCGCTGGTGAGCGCGCCCTGGGACGACGCCGAACACCTGTTCGCACCGGGCCGCGATTTCCTCGTCGCGCGCGATGGCGCGCAGATGCGCGATCACCTTCGCATGCTCGTCGAGGATGCGTCCGCGGCCGAGGAACTCGCCGCGCATGGTCTGGCCACCGTGCTTGCGCGCCACACCTGCGGGCATCGCGTCGACGAGCTGCTTTCGATTGCCTCGTCGTTGGACGCGTCATCGCACCCCCTTGCATCCGCCTCCCGGAGTGTCTCCCATGCCTAG